A section of the Humulus lupulus chromosome 2, drHumLupu1.1, whole genome shotgun sequence genome encodes:
- the LOC133814717 gene encoding uncharacterized protein LOC133814717 — protein MGKIVSTLGRMIKQDQATMNRDKLEFARVLIEMDISKGFPNSIKFEDEKGSLIYLEVSYEWKPEKCVTCNGIGHTSNVCKKAKVVEQMKKIWKPKEVTETVTNPPEKEIEED, from the coding sequence ATGGGGAAAATAGTGAGCACTCTTGGGAGGATGATCAAACAAGATCAAGCTACTATGAATAGAGATAAACTAGAGTTTGCTCGAGTTTTAATAGAGATGGATATCTCTAAAGGCTTTCCGAACTCGATCAAATTTGAAGATGAAAAAGGGAGTCTAATTTATCTGGAGGTTTCTTATGAATGGAAACCAGAAAAGTGTGTTACTTGTAATGGCATAGGCCATACTAGTAATGTGTGCAAGAAGGCAAAAGTTGTGGAACAAATGAAGAAAATATGGAAACCGAAAGAGGTGACAGAAACAGTGACAAATCCTCCTGAGAAAGAAATAGAGGAAGATTAG